From one Brevibacterium sp. 'Marine' genomic stretch:
- a CDS encoding TetR/AcrR family transcriptional regulator, giving the protein MSDRPKPETDGKKVSTRQRIVETTQELLAQRPPGLIINKDIADAAKVRQSLIYYYFGSQADLMREAMLQLTEAYIARRKAGVDRSETFPRLPISDHELWWRAAANFSADSGHAYSKLNWEYPVVQFEYNEILAHHPETEPNAVKRHILREICFNFGWVVYKDTVAVGLNMDAEELRAVERDILA; this is encoded by the coding sequence ATGAGCGATCGACCGAAGCCCGAGACTGATGGCAAGAAGGTGTCAACGCGACAACGCATCGTGGAGACAACGCAGGAGTTGCTTGCGCAACGACCCCCTGGACTGATCATCAACAAGGACATCGCAGACGCGGCCAAAGTGCGTCAAAGTCTGATCTATTACTATTTCGGCTCTCAAGCCGATTTGATGCGTGAGGCTATGTTGCAGTTGACGGAGGCATATATTGCTCGCCGCAAGGCGGGGGTCGATAGATCTGAGACTTTTCCGCGCCTGCCTATCTCAGATCACGAATTGTGGTGGAGGGCTGCCGCAAACTTCTCAGCAGATTCGGGTCACGCCTACTCGAAGCTGAACTGGGAATACCCGGTGGTGCAGTTTGAATACAACGAAATTCTTGCGCACCACCCGGAAACGGAACCAAACGCGGTCAAACGACACATCCTGCGTGAAATATGTTTCAACTTCGGATGGGTGGTCTACAAGGACACAGTTGCAGTGGGCTTGAATATGGACGCCGAGGAACTTCGAGCGGTAGAGCGAGATATTCTGGCCTGA
- a CDS encoding MFS transporter — MKATVKVLSEIAPTKSSSFTYSKRRAWAVSIMLVLLALVNWADKAVLGLVAVPLMEDLNLSPEQYGVLASAIYFLFSASAIAGGFLANRIATRWLLVGIVIIWSLTQFSIWLAPTFAIVLISRIFLGLGEGPSAGLSFHAAAKWFKDDERNLPTALQNVGSFGGIAVAAPLVTLIATKFNWHWAFFAVGCAGVIWLLLWLFIGKEGPYSPSDTSESAESIASNQVESAKDTVDIGLSQTTLRVPYRKIFFSRTFIGTCCVSFAAYWALAIVSAWLPTFLNITSGYGMTVAANIVAIVSVTAIVFLVGEALLTTWLMKRGTSSRIARGFMASGTTLIAGIFILLSAAIPGGILQIILTALGFGMGLVSFTTGSVIISEFVPGRQRGAAQGTYVGIITSAGFIAPLVFGNIVGAGATPDAGYFTAFTISGIIVAIGGLLGLLLIHPAKDIDRMTALLR; from the coding sequence ATGAAGGCAACTGTTAAAGTTCTGTCCGAAATTGCGCCAACGAAGTCGTCATCATTTACGTATAGTAAACGCCGTGCCTGGGCGGTCTCTATCATGCTGGTTCTCTTGGCTTTGGTCAATTGGGCAGATAAGGCTGTCTTGGGTCTTGTGGCTGTACCACTCATGGAGGATCTGAACCTCTCACCTGAACAATACGGAGTACTGGCCAGTGCGATCTACTTCCTGTTCTCCGCTTCAGCGATCGCGGGCGGTTTTCTCGCCAACCGCATAGCAACACGGTGGCTGCTCGTCGGTATCGTCATCATTTGGTCACTGACTCAATTTTCTATCTGGCTGGCCCCAACCTTTGCCATCGTTTTGATCTCTCGAATCTTCCTCGGCCTAGGAGAGGGCCCATCGGCTGGACTGTCCTTTCACGCCGCAGCAAAGTGGTTCAAAGACGATGAGAGAAATCTACCAACCGCGCTTCAGAATGTCGGCTCGTTTGGGGGAATTGCAGTTGCCGCGCCGCTGGTCACACTGATTGCGACGAAGTTCAACTGGCATTGGGCCTTCTTCGCAGTCGGATGCGCCGGAGTCATTTGGCTTCTTCTCTGGCTATTCATCGGAAAAGAAGGCCCGTACTCACCAAGCGACACTTCCGAGAGCGCGGAATCGATCGCTTCAAATCAAGTGGAATCCGCGAAAGATACGGTTGATATCGGCCTATCACAGACCACGCTACGAGTGCCATACCGGAAGATCTTCTTCTCAAGAACTTTCATTGGGACCTGCTGCGTTAGTTTTGCGGCATACTGGGCTCTTGCGATCGTGTCGGCATGGTTGCCGACATTCCTCAACATCACCAGTGGCTACGGGATGACAGTCGCGGCAAACATCGTCGCAATTGTCTCTGTAACAGCGATCGTATTCCTCGTCGGAGAAGCGCTGTTGACGACATGGCTGATGAAACGTGGGACAAGCAGCCGAATCGCTCGCGGATTCATGGCTTCTGGAACGACTCTCATCGCAGGAATTTTCATCCTACTGTCGGCGGCTATCCCCGGAGGCATTCTGCAGATCATTTTGACTGCACTCGGATTCGGCATGGGGCTGGTCAGCTTCACAACCGGAAGCGTCATCATCTCTGAGTTTGTTCCGGGGCGTCAGCGCGGCGCTGCGCAAGGAACCTACGTCGGCATCATCACGTCGGCTGGGTTCATCGCTCCGCTTGTATTCGGCAATATTGTTGGTGCTGGAGCCACGCCCGATGCCGGCTACTTCACGGCGTTTACGATCTCAGGAATCATCGTGGCCATAGGCGGTTTGCTTGGCCTGCTTCTCATCCATCCAGCAAAAGACATTGACCGGATGACCGCGTTGCTGCGATAG
- a CDS encoding NAD(P)/FAD-dependent oxidoreductase: MTLEQDHESRYSRAQSESNSFQDELRAAIDQGEPQTELLVLLELTRSRAQASKWASGITGPNLWDHSFTDEDIRSIRDELHEALMSRQRQQPKSNSGLDDLLDFDELLDLAGGERLSPVYHDLAKKEMGVQPDTVNWTGAPPEIAKDLRVGIIGAGPSGITSAIRMKHLDLEFTIFDSAEDFGGTWLHNTYPGCGVDIASHYFSFSYDQKSDWSRYYAKQPEILDYLQGVAERAKLHANARFGTEVVAARFDESAHEWELTVHSKEGEVSTERVDILITAVGLLSSPKIPDFPGLAKFQGKYFHAAQWDHKVDYKNKRVALVGTGASANQIGPTIAPDVDELVVIQRSAQWNVAVENYMKEVSDGEKWLLANIPEYQRWFRARTMLSQNDSLRPAAEVDPEWSSNDGSISAENARLWTELTQYIKDELGDRQDLLPKAVPDYPPFTKRMLRDNGWYRMMRRDNVDVVPGREVQFTSDGIVDANGKEHKVDIVVFATGFEASRALGSLQIEGRTGRTIRDVWGEDDPRAHLGITVPGFPNMFVMYGPNTNIGTGGSIILQAETWTRYAAEAIVKMVEANAVEIECKPEAMDEYNRAMDARLAEMIWAVSSGSTWYRNSAGRVVSNMPWPTPEYWNLTRQVKQEDYTLRFSNEDRSGNEAQKYRPSGKDAELEIEAKSL; encoded by the coding sequence ATGACGCTAGAACAGGATCATGAGAGCCGCTATAGCCGGGCCCAGTCAGAATCGAACTCGTTCCAAGACGAGTTAAGAGCAGCGATCGACCAGGGTGAGCCGCAGACCGAGCTTCTAGTTTTGCTGGAACTTACTCGCAGTAGAGCTCAAGCGAGCAAATGGGCCAGCGGGATCACGGGCCCCAATCTATGGGATCACTCGTTTACCGATGAAGACATCCGAAGCATTAGAGATGAGCTGCATGAAGCTCTCATGTCGAGGCAACGCCAACAACCGAAGTCGAATTCTGGCCTCGATGATTTGCTGGATTTCGATGAGCTTTTAGACCTCGCGGGAGGCGAGCGTTTGTCGCCGGTCTACCACGATCTGGCGAAAAAGGAGATGGGGGTGCAGCCAGATACTGTCAACTGGACGGGGGCACCACCGGAGATTGCCAAGGATCTACGAGTGGGGATTATAGGGGCCGGGCCATCCGGAATCACATCCGCGATTAGGATGAAACACCTCGACTTGGAGTTCACAATCTTCGACTCCGCGGAAGACTTTGGTGGGACCTGGCTACATAACACTTACCCAGGTTGCGGAGTCGATATCGCCAGCCACTATTTCTCCTTCTCCTACGACCAGAAAAGCGACTGGAGTCGCTATTACGCAAAACAGCCAGAGATACTTGACTACCTGCAAGGTGTTGCAGAACGGGCGAAGCTTCATGCTAACGCACGCTTCGGCACAGAAGTCGTTGCAGCTCGCTTCGACGAGTCAGCCCACGAGTGGGAGTTGACTGTACATTCCAAAGAGGGGGAGGTCTCGACAGAACGGGTCGATATCCTAATCACTGCTGTTGGACTACTCAGCTCCCCAAAGATTCCGGATTTCCCCGGCCTTGCAAAATTTCAAGGCAAGTACTTCCATGCCGCCCAGTGGGACCACAAAGTCGATTACAAGAACAAGAGAGTTGCTCTCGTAGGCACTGGAGCATCAGCAAATCAGATTGGCCCAACTATCGCTCCGGACGTCGATGAGCTCGTAGTCATTCAGCGAAGTGCTCAGTGGAATGTCGCGGTTGAAAACTATATGAAGGAAGTATCCGACGGCGAAAAGTGGTTGCTCGCCAACATCCCAGAATATCAGCGGTGGTTCAGGGCGAGAACAATGCTGTCTCAAAATGACAGTCTGAGGCCAGCGGCCGAAGTGGATCCCGAGTGGAGTTCTAATGACGGGTCTATCAGCGCCGAAAACGCACGACTCTGGACAGAGCTGACTCAATATATCAAGGACGAACTGGGCGATCGTCAAGATCTTCTGCCCAAAGCAGTTCCCGACTACCCGCCATTCACCAAGAGAATGCTTCGAGATAACGGCTGGTATCGAATGATGCGCCGAGATAATGTCGACGTTGTCCCCGGTCGCGAGGTTCAATTTACCTCGGATGGAATAGTCGACGCTAACGGCAAAGAGCACAAAGTGGACATCGTTGTCTTTGCGACGGGCTTTGAAGCCTCTAGGGCCCTGGGATCACTTCAAATCGAAGGTCGGACTGGTCGAACGATTCGCGACGTCTGGGGTGAAGATGATCCGCGAGCTCATCTCGGAATCACTGTGCCCGGCTTCCCAAACATGTTTGTCATGTATGGACCCAACACAAATATCGGAACCGGGGGGAGCATCATCTTGCAAGCCGAGACATGGACGCGCTACGCAGCGGAAGCCATAGTCAAAATGGTCGAAGCGAACGCAGTCGAGATCGAATGTAAGCCGGAAGCTATGGATGAATATAACCGTGCAATGGATGCCCGTCTCGCGGAGATGATCTGGGCTGTCTCCAGTGGAAGTACTTGGTACCGCAACTCGGCTGGTCGAGTTGTATCCAATATGCCGTGGCCAACACCCGAATATTGGAATCTGACTAGACAGGTCAAGCAAGAAGACTACACCCTTCGATTCAGCAACGAAGACCGATCTGGCAATGAGGCGCAGAAGTATCGGCCTTCGGGCAAGGACGCAGAGCTAGAGATTGAGGCGAAATCGCTATGA
- a CDS encoding alpha/beta hydrolase: MSVEVQDSLLKREYTEYEFSYPTTSPGDGESSVVAGPREEAGLRQFDFTRLMAYGIEPGDATRFIEALKEGAHWEEAAREMESSLSDRQSIWQSREMLSPALTKEFLERRSALLRISQAMEVRNTARKRETYLEAARLYSEAKSFDPRYSSEQISTPVGTLHAWQIMADSSTSRGTVLVHGGVDGWSMDWDGLATEVASEGFNVIVLDGPGQGESRFVYGTYLTEFWSDAYGPVIEHMKGLDPELPLFAVGNSMAAGIVLQLQNRFRAFSGVCSNGPVASMSGLFTGKTYGLKLASFCGDGEDVAHAQTVFRTVDLKSERVEQDTPVLLLQGTADPMVPVADGKQVLEWTRSPRQSFAIFERGEHVLNRFPSDKHMLLRAWLNSLT; encoded by the coding sequence ATGAGCGTCGAAGTCCAGGACTCCCTGCTAAAGCGGGAATACACTGAATACGAATTTTCCTATCCGACCACTTCGCCCGGAGATGGTGAATCGTCGGTGGTAGCGGGACCTCGTGAAGAAGCCGGCCTTAGGCAGTTTGATTTCACGCGATTGATGGCGTACGGAATTGAACCCGGTGATGCAACACGGTTTATAGAGGCGCTTAAGGAAGGAGCCCACTGGGAAGAGGCCGCCCGTGAGATGGAAAGTAGCCTAAGCGATCGGCAAAGTATTTGGCAGTCACGCGAGATGCTAAGCCCGGCCTTAACAAAAGAATTCCTTGAGCGTCGATCCGCACTTCTGAGGATCAGCCAGGCGATGGAAGTGAGGAACACTGCCAGGAAGCGGGAGACCTATCTCGAGGCGGCCAGGCTCTATTCCGAGGCTAAAAGTTTCGATCCGCGCTACAGCAGCGAACAGATCTCCACACCGGTTGGGACACTACACGCCTGGCAGATCATGGCAGACAGTTCCACCTCGCGAGGCACGGTGCTAGTCCATGGCGGTGTCGACGGTTGGAGCATGGACTGGGACGGGCTCGCAACCGAGGTTGCCAGCGAAGGATTCAATGTCATAGTTCTCGACGGTCCCGGACAGGGGGAGTCGCGTTTTGTGTATGGCACTTACCTGACCGAGTTCTGGAGCGACGCGTACGGACCAGTCATCGAACATATGAAAGGCCTAGATCCTGAGCTGCCTCTCTTCGCCGTTGGGAACAGCATGGCAGCGGGGATCGTTCTCCAGCTCCAGAACCGGTTCAGAGCGTTCTCTGGCGTCTGTAGCAACGGCCCCGTCGCAAGTATGTCGGGGCTCTTCACGGGCAAAACGTACGGACTAAAACTGGCCTCCTTCTGTGGCGATGGCGAAGATGTTGCACACGCTCAGACAGTATTTCGCACCGTTGATCTCAAGTCCGAGCGAGTTGAACAAGACACCCCCGTATTGCTTCTTCAGGGAACTGCAGATCCGATGGTCCCTGTCGCCGATGGGAAACAAGTTCTTGAGTGGACTCGTTCTCCGCGTCAGTCATTCGCAATTTTCGAACGGGGCGAACACGTTCTTAACCGCTTCCCTTCCGACAAGCACATGTTGCTTCGTGCTTGGCTCAACTCACTGACATGA
- a CDS encoding SDR family oxidoreductase codes for MAGSLNGKVVAITGAARGQGFEEAKLLSSHGAKVLALDVLEPHEVLPDGVTFRDLDVTDPHQWAELAKYIEAEYGSLFGLVNNAGIVGARGSAGRLENVDVEDWNNLLAINTTGPMLGIQQLAPLMSHGGSIVNISSIAGAGAHFAAAYGVSKWALRGLARIAAMELGPRGIRVNTVLPGYIESPMQHDTLPVFLEAHKSLISLPRTGTAQDIAPVVHFLMSDASEWITGVDIPVDGGALGHNGLQIISEGMKKMAAELEADI; via the coding sequence ATGGCAGGAAGTTTGAACGGCAAGGTTGTGGCGATCACCGGTGCGGCGCGCGGGCAAGGGTTTGAAGAAGCGAAGCTGCTTTCTTCCCATGGAGCTAAAGTGCTGGCGTTGGACGTGTTGGAACCTCATGAGGTACTCCCTGACGGTGTCACCTTTCGGGACCTCGACGTGACAGACCCGCATCAGTGGGCTGAGCTTGCGAAATATATTGAGGCTGAGTACGGATCTCTCTTTGGCCTCGTGAACAACGCGGGCATTGTCGGAGCTCGCGGTAGCGCGGGACGACTAGAGAATGTCGACGTTGAGGACTGGAACAATCTTCTCGCGATCAACACCACTGGCCCAATGTTGGGGATCCAGCAACTTGCGCCGCTGATGTCCCACGGCGGATCGATTGTCAATATTTCATCGATCGCGGGGGCAGGGGCGCACTTCGCAGCTGCCTATGGGGTGAGCAAATGGGCGCTTCGTGGATTGGCTCGGATCGCAGCTATGGAACTGGGACCGCGGGGCATTCGCGTCAATACAGTTCTCCCCGGTTACATTGAGTCGCCCATGCAGCATGACACGCTTCCCGTGTTCTTAGAAGCCCACAAGTCATTGATCAGCTTGCCGCGGACTGGAACTGCCCAAGACATTGCGCCTGTTGTGCATTTCCTGATGTCTGATGCCTCGGAGTGGATTACGGGTGTCGACATCCCAGTAGATGGAGGAGCACTTGGGCATAACGGTCTCCAGATCATTTCCGAAGGTATGAAGAAGATGGCGGCAGAGTTGGAGGCCGACATATGA
- a CDS encoding GIY-YIG nuclease family protein → MTLTLDAVLRSAGIEPAETQAIRHAFVREHEDSGAPGINANSTDAEILAYTCEQSAKPRIFPAVLPRLWVVFMPEGGDRARLWSVLENRGEATNDGARRTFDLVATDLLADLTGRLVIGWRSPRTWRLNGPTAAAYPVLEIADAQPVPFPGFDWLVLDHFQLQAVMREHRYASWRTALSSVVGIYLITDTRDGRQYVGKADGAESIRQRWSTYATNGHGGNVELRNVDPSSFRYSILRVFDPATPTRVIDEAESHFKHALDTRGHGLNRN, encoded by the coding sequence ATGACACTGACCCTCGACGCAGTCCTTCGCAGCGCCGGGATCGAACCTGCCGAGACTCAGGCGATCCGTCACGCCTTCGTGCGCGAGCACGAGGATTCGGGAGCACCCGGCATCAACGCGAATTCGACCGACGCGGAGATTCTCGCGTACACGTGCGAGCAGTCGGCGAAGCCGCGGATTTTCCCGGCGGTCCTGCCCAGGCTCTGGGTAGTGTTCATGCCCGAAGGCGGCGACCGGGCAAGACTCTGGTCAGTACTGGAGAACCGAGGCGAAGCGACTAACGACGGTGCTCGACGTACCTTCGACCTCGTTGCCACCGATCTCCTCGCTGACCTCACTGGTCGACTTGTGATCGGTTGGAGGTCCCCACGCACCTGGCGACTCAATGGACCGACTGCCGCCGCCTACCCAGTCTTGGAGATCGCCGACGCACAGCCGGTGCCATTCCCCGGATTCGACTGGCTCGTCCTCGATCATTTTCAGTTGCAGGCAGTCATGCGCGAGCACCGGTACGCCTCGTGGAGGACCGCACTGTCATCCGTGGTGGGCATCTACCTCATCACCGATACCCGAGACGGTCGCCAGTACGTCGGAAAGGCCGACGGCGCAGAGAGCATCCGGCAGCGCTGGAGCACCTACGCGACCAACGGACACGGCGGCAACGTCGAGCTGCGCAACGTCGACCCGAGCAGCTTCCGCTACTCGATCCTGAGGGTCTTCGACCCGGCGACGCCGACGCGGGTGATCGACGAGGCCGAGAGCCACTTCAAGCACGCGCTCGATACGCGCGGGCACGGGTTGAATCGCAACTGA
- a CDS encoding N-6 DNA methylase: MSQKKNSPHPALEYVLGNLSEDDFLEGGQRDFATDVHTTSLSLARALTVGCLARLDSATSSVNIWDPTAGSGFAGSVLVNALQSAGLQTCYRGQEINDAAVAESQRRFQADPKAEIALGDTLSHDAFPDFRADLVVLDPPWSMSWKSSFFQVKARQNEGEYSFGLPSSSDSTWLFISLALEKLRPGLEGGGRVAALVNPGALSSSRASGAVRQKIVEAGLLESVTRLPDGLAPNTGIPLYLVTFSNRPKDIGRGKAVIADLQTEFTTERRRRTMPVTAFQELETALRTGKSGPRNRGIDVGQFTRRDARLERVSNEGKRLSWRATTFADTPIDDRFLESRYGPAIGVSVVDDVRETIDLDPSRFFGDDSRELIKDIEAKGWQARRLSSLIALEPVPVKASGGVDPDGQLYVPTSQEGKVATETSATGSGGRVLSIRLDDETLDPSFLTAWLNSEQGVSSRRRAIEASSTGSFLNALRSDPRSLMRWADELIVPLPDRGTQLALASADERLSSFEAELNAQRESVWASPESAESVVSRVASAFDDSLSAWLDQLPYPIASALWTAETASSPGEQQRAYIHAWEAIVTFHATVLLSACRTDLGRSGEVESAIGETLRQQHLGIERASFGTWVIIIERVSKEFRRALESNDADEIARVRRSFASLGQAGVERLVSKELVNKVNEVNTKRNRWLGHTGYTSDEEWRAQVVSLVSDLSELRQILGSVWAQLLLVRAGSSKLRRDGRIQTAEVAVGTRSPFKTREFLVGDEMIDGELYLVKDGSQSPLLLGQFVQLRAAPRDAQYTTYFYNRTEGTSVRMVSYQNSPESEIRDDAEGFRSQFGRLALG; the protein is encoded by the coding sequence ATGTCACAGAAGAAGAACTCTCCCCATCCTGCGCTCGAGTACGTGCTGGGAAACCTCAGCGAAGATGATTTTTTGGAAGGTGGCCAGCGCGATTTCGCTACGGACGTCCACACGACGAGCCTTTCGCTGGCACGTGCCCTCACGGTCGGCTGTCTAGCTCGTCTCGACTCAGCTACTTCCTCCGTCAACATCTGGGACCCGACGGCGGGTTCCGGGTTCGCTGGATCTGTTCTCGTCAACGCTCTGCAATCTGCCGGTCTGCAGACGTGCTACAGAGGTCAGGAGATCAACGACGCCGCGGTGGCAGAGAGTCAACGGCGATTCCAAGCGGACCCTAAAGCAGAAATCGCCCTTGGCGATACGCTCAGCCATGACGCGTTTCCGGACTTCCGCGCGGATCTCGTGGTTCTCGACCCGCCGTGGTCTATGAGCTGGAAGAGTTCATTCTTTCAGGTCAAAGCTAGGCAGAACGAGGGGGAGTACTCATTCGGGCTTCCCTCTAGTTCGGATAGCACTTGGCTATTTATCTCGCTCGCACTTGAGAAGTTGCGTCCCGGCCTCGAGGGTGGAGGACGTGTAGCTGCTTTGGTCAATCCCGGTGCACTCTCCAGTAGTCGAGCCAGCGGTGCTGTGAGGCAGAAGATCGTCGAGGCTGGTCTGCTCGAATCGGTGACCCGCCTCCCGGACGGGTTAGCACCGAACACAGGCATCCCTCTCTACCTCGTCACTTTCAGCAACCGGCCGAAAGACATCGGGCGAGGGAAGGCGGTGATCGCTGATCTCCAGACTGAGTTCACGACCGAGCGCCGCCGACGCACAATGCCGGTCACTGCCTTCCAGGAACTTGAAACGGCGCTAAGGACCGGGAAGTCTGGACCTCGCAACCGCGGCATCGACGTCGGACAGTTCACTCGACGAGACGCGCGCCTCGAACGTGTGTCGAACGAGGGAAAGCGGTTGTCATGGCGGGCGACGACGTTCGCCGACACACCAATCGACGACCGGTTCCTGGAGTCCCGGTACGGCCCGGCCATTGGGGTGTCGGTCGTCGACGACGTGCGGGAGACTATCGATCTCGACCCGAGCCGCTTCTTCGGAGACGATTCGCGTGAGCTCATCAAAGACATTGAGGCGAAGGGATGGCAGGCGCGTCGTCTGAGCAGTCTGATCGCACTCGAGCCTGTACCGGTGAAGGCGTCAGGCGGTGTAGATCCAGACGGGCAGCTGTACGTTCCGACGAGTCAAGAGGGAAAGGTGGCCACGGAAACTTCTGCCACCGGATCCGGCGGCCGGGTCCTCTCGATCCGGCTGGACGACGAGACGCTCGACCCCAGCTTTTTGACGGCTTGGCTCAACTCGGAGCAGGGCGTCTCCAGTCGCCGGCGGGCAATTGAGGCCAGCAGCACCGGGAGTTTCCTCAATGCGCTGAGATCGGACCCTCGATCCTTGATGCGCTGGGCGGACGAGCTCATCGTCCCCCTACCTGATCGCGGCACGCAGCTCGCGCTCGCGTCGGCCGACGAGCGACTCTCCTCGTTCGAAGCAGAACTGAATGCCCAGCGAGAGAGCGTCTGGGCGTCTCCCGAGAGCGCTGAGTCGGTCGTGAGCAGAGTCGCCAGTGCGTTCGACGACTCGCTCAGTGCCTGGCTGGACCAGCTGCCGTATCCAATTGCATCAGCGCTCTGGACAGCTGAGACTGCGTCGTCACCCGGGGAACAGCAGCGTGCTTACATCCATGCATGGGAGGCGATAGTGACTTTTCATGCGACCGTGCTGCTCTCTGCGTGCCGCACAGACCTGGGGCGCAGCGGGGAGGTTGAGTCCGCGATCGGAGAGACGTTGCGTCAGCAGCATCTGGGCATCGAACGTGCCTCGTTCGGGACTTGGGTGATCATTATCGAACGAGTCTCGAAAGAGTTTCGCCGAGCGCTCGAGAGTAACGACGCCGACGAGATCGCCCGTGTACGCCGATCCTTCGCCAGCCTCGGACAGGCCGGAGTTGAGCGATTGGTGTCGAAAGAACTCGTCAATAAGGTCAACGAGGTGAACACCAAGCGGAATCGGTGGCTTGGCCACACCGGCTACACCTCGGACGAGGAGTGGCGGGCGCAGGTGGTGTCCCTGGTGTCGGACCTCAGCGAACTCAGGCAGATCCTTGGCAGCGTTTGGGCGCAGCTGCTCCTCGTGCGTGCCGGAAGCTCGAAGCTCCGGCGCGATGGACGCATCCAGACGGCAGAGGTGGCGGTTGGGACCCGGTCCCCGTTCAAGACCCGAGAGTTTCTCGTCGGGGATGAAATGATCGACGGGGAACTCTACCTGGTGAAGGACGGATCGCAGTCGCCCCTGCTTCTGGGGCAGTTCGTGCAGCTGCGCGCGGCTCCGAGGGACGCGCAGTACACGACCTACTTCTACAACCGCACGGAGGGGACCAGCGTCCGCATGGTCAGCTACCAGAATAGCCCTGAGAGCGAGATCCGGGACGATGCTGAAGGTTTCCGCTCGCAATTCGGGCGACTGGCGCTCGGATGA